The following nucleotide sequence is from Pseudochaenichthys georgianus chromosome 17, fPseGeo1.2, whole genome shotgun sequence.
CCCAGAAGACCCGGCTGAAGACGCACCAAAGCGTGCACACGGGGGAGAGGCCGTTCAGCTGTAAGATCTGCGGCAAGATGTTTTCGAGGCAGGACAACTGCATGAGGCACGAGCGGTTCCACAGCGGGCTGCGGCCCTACAGCTGCGGGCAGTGTGGGAAGAGCTTCACGGTGCTGGGCAACCTCAAAATACATCAAGAGATCCACCTGCAAGGAAGATAGCGATCAGAAGACATCTTGGACTTTGACGGTTTTAATGCATTTAATACAAacataaaatgtaaatgttggaTATCAGGGTGGTCAAACCATGGGTGTGGAACATTATAATTAGACAATGTACTGCATATGTTTAGGTGCAGGCTCATGATGTTGCCCAACTTAACCTAAACACACTTTTTGTAGTTATGAAATTCATGAAAGCCCAAACTCCCTCTGTGTCATAGTGGAAGGAGAGTGGGTGAGTGCCTATGCATTAACCATTTGTGTTTTAAATTAACGTAAATTAAATTCATTTtgagagattttttttttttgtacattaAATGTCAATGTTgccatttattttttttaatgttttttttaaatgttttttaaattcaaTTCTTTTTTTCCCCTGCAGGATTGTTTTATACATACATTTAACTTCCTTGAGATTCTTGAAAGATTGTTAACTTGAGAGGAACATTTGGGTCTGGGATGTTTTTGAAAATGCTTGAGTTTGTATATTTTGTGCAAAGATACAAATATGTGTTCTTTCATATAAAGGTGGGGtagtaggtaattcacttcagaaacactttttgttatattccagggaatgctcttaacatcccgatagcaatgaatacattaaatgctttgacaataaatgcataacaaaatgtcatctgtggaagccgtggcgctgtaaaaagcacgtccagttatctgcctcggcccgcggcagataactggacggcctacctgcctgtcagccttccatctcatgcgcaaacttatctcgtgccctcatgtgcacgttcgtgtgtgttggaggaggggctctgtaaggaagtctgaaggaaggggcagatttttttcggttgtgtattttcaaattcgagcgcactcaagctggtttctccattcttacctaccctacctttaacgtTAGTATATAGGCTTCTTCCTGCTGTCGGCATGTGTCTCCTCGCAGTCACATTTTCTTCCATAAAGGTTGTCTGTACCTTCATTTGTGTGTCAAACTATGCAATGTTGGGTGCGTACGCAGGGAATTGGGCCTTGAAGGAACTTCAAAAGGCCTTCAGTTGGATGTGTTAGAAGGTGTTTTAACCCtgatgtaaaataaatgtatatatttttttctttaaaagAATACTTTAAAAAACAAGTATATAAATATGAGTTTATGTATTCTATGCCTGCTTATTTTTCCAAACGTGTTTGATGTACCATGTTTGTACcttgaatgtatttattatgttCTACTTTGTTTAGATTTGTATGTTATGAGTTAATGGATGTGGTTGAAGGAAATAATATTTTATTGGGAGATAAAGGAACTTTTTAAAAGTATGTTAGTGGTTCTcaaattatttttaataaaagtaGTCTGAAACACACAATACTATCATTTATTTACTTTGTATGGAACTGATGCCATTTCCTGTATTATACTATTTTTAAACATTTACGATATAGACTAGCAAGTGAAAGAAATAACCTgatttcaatgtgtgtgtgtattttaacacttttgttgatttaaaaaaagtgtcTGACCTCGGAAGTGCCTCGGTAATATACTTTGCGCATCTCCGCCTTGTTTTACGGTATTTATGTCATCACTTCCGTAAAGCGAGCGCTTGTGTTTATTCTTTGTAGCAATTAGTTGCTGCTGTTAGCTGCACATTTAAACCCTTAATAGCTGCCGTTTATATACGGTTATCTGCTTCAGGAATGGCCTGTTTCGGTTAGCCATCCCGTCCTATTTACACTCACTTCTCTTGTTTCAACTGCAGGCTTCCCTGACACTTTGTCGGCTtggtttctttttaaatcacaaTGTTTACTAGCGTTGCTCTTCGGGCTCAGCTTGCCTCCATAATCGATGCCTTGTCCAAAGCAGCCGTGGCAGAGATCTCCAAAGTGGTGGAGGATGACATGGCGGTGGTGAGGCTGGAAATGTGTCAGCGAGATAATGAGATCAAGAAGCTCAAGACCAACATCCAGGTTCTGCACAGCGAGCTGAGGACCATGCAGGGGAGCGTGACCCAGAGACATGACACCCTGCAGGGGAGTGTGTCCCAGAGACCTGCTGACACCCTGAGAGGAGACACCCTGAGAGGAGACACCCAGAGAGGAGACACCCAGAGACCTGACACCCAGAGAGGAGAGGGTAAATCACACAAAACACACTTTATTCACTGTGTGGATTTTAGCCTGCGataagaggtgggagaagtactcagatattgtactcaaGTAAAGGTCGAAGTCCCAAAGTGTAGGAATATTATGTTAcatgtaaaagtcctgcaatcaaaatgttactcgaggagaaaagtattatcatcaaaatatacttaaagcaccaaaagtaaaagtagtcgttgtgcagattggtccatttcagaataataataatatgtgttttataatgatggatcattaaagtgttctcaaagctggtgaaggtgcagctagttgtaatgactttgtagactgcagggtagcttgtggatttactccatgaactgaagtctgatttaagacttgattatatttcacatcattcatccacatctgtgaagtaactaaaggtaataAAACGTAGAGGAGTACAAGTACAcggtttacctctgaattgtagtggagtaaaagtaaaagtagcataacattgaaatactcaggTAAAATACAACATTTCGGAGCCCAGGGGCCTAATTTATAAAGCCTTGCGTAGGATtggcgtgggaaggttgcttacgtaggacaaagcaaataaatacgcaCCGACACTTTCCGATTCATAAAAGACTGCGTACCGGCGCAGGACTTGTGTACGGCacatcctacgccggtttccatttataaatcacaatcaactcgaaatgcggcgcagctttttcgggcttcacgtaacacccatatttgcctataaatagtcaaagaaacgcccattcattcattttgactgactgcatgaagaagatcgcaggaaatgacgacaggtaaaaaagacatctcacaccgtgtcagattttggttattttggggaggtcgagataaatcatattgtttggtggatgcagtttgaaccagagtagcagcatggaggcaGTGGCGGAGCCAGGACATCTTCAGTGGGGTGGCCAGGATGGAACCAGTGATCATTTGGGGTGGCATTGAAATCACTATtatatgaacataaaaatacatcTCACTGTAAAAGAAGGGGTTATTTaaggcaggggttcccaaactgtTCAGCCCGCGACCCCCAAAATCAGTGTGACAGAGACTGGGGACCCCCCTCCACGTGAATTGTCaacgggacacacacacacacaccgatccTCAACTCCGGTGTGTATCACTCATTAAGGCGAGTCACGGCAGGCAACaacatcgtttttcatgcactggtcaattttgatatgttgtgctattttgattccataacatgtttttGTACAAAATACCCATTTAGGTGTTTATttgactatagtttgtctatttgcgtctgtaggtttctcctaaattcaccaaaagttagctttctaacgtaacataaagtaccgcgaccgctgtttgcaccatgtcaacagaggtatcgttcaaaagctccgtctctcctgcacaatctcatcggtgCCAAATATgggcatttcctttgtatcagcaccaatcgtgaaagcacaaaggggtcttaaaccaacaaacgaaatctcattggctggtgtcaatttctgacaacgtgattcgttcagatgcgtcacgtggtgttcAAAAAGACTTCTTGGTTTAGTTTTCGCTGgaaatttaaatctcaaaatggcaaaagaacagcgataaaaacgttcacagagaagacgacaacgattgtcacttgcacgaagcaaggttatacaaaaaacaaatgatccCGAACACGAAATACCTTCACAgagtgcgtcgatgcgcaagctgtcatccaaagaacagcagGGGTTAGCCAGCGCCTCTCTGccatctttaaaggtcgttttctcaaaatgagttgttTGTCATGTTCCTGAGTGAGAAATGCCACTTCAGTAGCACTTGCAtgcaccaaaccttccagttatgttcctatcaatattctgaaggtttttacagaagggtttgtttatatatcattcatagcctgaattatataacattttatacctaaaaacatggcgaaaatggatattttagggctgttgacagtattttctgatttatggagtgataaaaagagaaaatcccttctgtaaaaactTTAGattctaatatgactacaaaatgaaacaagaattttgaacctgaCTTTAtacaatgttcagatttgtgttcctgaaagtattaaaatatttaatgagATTATGGCTCATTTGCATGAATCAAATttatgtgggaaacactggataataataataacaatactttttatttatttttattattttgaatCATCTCGCGAccccactttgggaacccctgatttAAGGCACCTACAACACACCTCTACATTATTTGGGATTAAGTGGTGGAATAGATCAAATAATATTCAACTATTATTTTCTTATTCCCACAGGAACAACAAAGCTTACATTATACACATGTAGTGCAATATACAGACTGTTTAGCTTATGGTGATCAGCAGCCCTATGAGCTCATTCTCTCGGTGTATCATCAGGAAtacagaggcacacacacatcatttaaataagAGTTTTTTCAATTAAATGATTGGTTAAGAATAACATCGtaaagtaaagaacaataaacaatagcccttaaccctgtaaggccccccggttgtaattttacaacattactttaagctatccaaaagtcagtaaatgttttagtttttttaaaagaCCACATTTACATAATGGTCCTTTTGTTCAGCTATTGGGTAGTAAATGTGTTTTATAGGTCCTGCCCTCTGGCCATACAagactaacattcctgacaatagatctcaatagtcatcttttatggtgtaaatgGAACATTCTCAACACGAATGCAtcaatcaaaataaatataacttaaatatgtgGGAAAATCAAtacattatcaatataacgttatattaatgttaattattgatgaatgatgaaaggttactacatatttttcttaatgttctaaaatagtttGGGCCCCCATGGTGAGGGTGTTTGGGGTGGCCAATAGGGTGGCCAGGATTCAGCCACCCCCCAGCTCCGCCACTGCATGGAGGTcagatcgtcaccaaaataaataaataagtggtccgaaaaaggctaatgacaaaaaaatacacacatccttcctcaggcagtgtgtttgtaccggggacagcagaccccccccttgatgagaaactgtaagaagtgatcggggaatccctccggagtggagtcatgacgactggatctgaattattttgttgtatttggtggtttctgttccagctgtcgatcagcaactatatatccataatccaccagttgaagcaaatacaactaatgtgttgtgttatatcagctgtacaattgaccacatatggtgttcttagcttccatacctcctgtgttttacgagcgacttatcaagtcttggcgaacggcataaaacacgattaaacatgataggctataaaaccatgctcgtatctatacaacctatagaaatgcaaaacggcgtcagtttaaagtaattctgtccttctgcttaccgcatcatttatgagaaaacatttcttaACTAGAGAACATAATCAAGGGGTGATCTATAAcatttccgtatttatttatttctccaagttatgtttttgtgtgcactgaggagtctcaaacaggcgtttgtttaatcattttaagattggctttaatcaatttgtgaaaatgaattcttcatatatgataaatgagaggtaacattttatttatggtattatttccacatatttctctccgttcttccttctgccaacggtgtcgcagtttctcgtctctcccgttgttgtgcttagtgcgtacgcatgggttagagtttgcgtggaggaccgcacgttttcccgtcgagttcgttttttataaatcgcaaacagtgcgtagaaactggcgtacgccatcttttgTGCGTACTCTATCTTTTGTGCGTACGCACCGTTTATAAATGACAATAAAACGGatacaatagtgcaagtaaatacaatagaCTATAGTAGAACTAGTGCAGAATAGcctatatacaagtaattgaaatattgatatatatataagttgcaaacaattTGACCTACCTCTTTAAAACTGTTCTGAATCTTTTGTTGCCTTTCCACAGACAGTCATCATACCACTGGTGATGAGAGGACGTCGCTCGAACAGGGGAACGCTCATAAGGACCAGAACAGCCCGTCTTCACCTGAGGTGGTGCAGGTGAAGTGTGAACCAGTAAATGAAGGAGCCGGAGGACATCCTGAGCCTCTGAAAGGAGAACCAGCTGTGTTTGAAAGGGACAGTGCACCGTGGAGGCCGCCAACAGGATGCAACAACTCCCATTATTTAAACTCCTTACCGTGTATCCCCGGATCTTCTGTGGCGCCCGGCAGCAGCAGCTCGGGGGGGTTTCAGCAGAGCCCGTTCCTCCGCGGGCTGCAGAGTTACGGTCAGTATCGAAACTCGTTCAACACCATGAGGAGGAGGACGGGGAAGAGGACGGTACTCAAGAAAGGCTTCATCTGCTCGTACTGCGGGAAAAACTTTGAGCGGTCGGGACACCTGGAGAGACACAAGAGGATTCACACGGGCGAGAAACCGTACCACTGTGAGGTCTGCGGGCGGAGGTTCAACCAGAAGTGCAGCCTGAAGGAGCACATGAAGATCCACAGGAGATGTGAGGAGAAAGGCTGGTTGTCTTGGCTAATGTTGCAGGGAAGTCAACAAGTCTTTCCGTTTCCCAACAACCTAAAATAGTGACAGAAATGTTATCTAAAGATTAAGGCAAAGCAAGTTAATTTATATCgctcctttcaacacaaggaaaCATGAAACACAttgtaaaatggcatttaataaACCGTCATTAAAAAgcgaataaaataaacaaaacaagcttaaattgaataacacaggtataatatataaatatataccgtacttttcggactataagccgcgacttttttccccattttgtttgtccagctaacggccactagggaacctcctaaatctatggattttacaggtacaattaaccacctttaacactatgggctctaggaccggtccgcgcccgccacctttaagggcgggctccagcaggaaaagctggaggccggaaaagagtgagacaggtagcgcgccaaagtaaaagtggaaccgagagacagaacgagagcaagacagacggaccatttagctgctgcggcctatatgcaggtgcgctttatagtccgaaaagtacggtacatatataataaaagttacagtgcagtgtacgatatgaatagttcaattaaaatatgagataaaaaaaaagttgATTTCCAAAAAGAGTGTTTGcactaaatacaatattgtcttGAAAAAGCTATTGAACATTTCTTTAGGATCATACGTGGTTCAAATGGGAATAGaagacttatttaattatttgaaaGTCTATATTACATAAAGACTTGATCTGATGCTTCCCTGGGAGGTTgaataacggcccgtccacactacagcttcgacagcttcaaaaacggtttccaacgcgtctgcccattcactttgaatggggtgacgtcacgttgcctcgcttttcgccgaactgaattgtgggtagggctgcacgattttgggagaaaatctaattgcgatttttctgacaaatattgcgattgcgattcgaattgcgatatttatttttaagcgacccaatggaagtttattgtaaaatgcggccataactacggctaggaaggtcgtatcaacatactcctgtctctagcgcccccgcagcccgagctacgagtgaaagaactaaacttacatgaaacttccgttgggttgctttagagtcaagcttcagtttaagattcaccctgtgttagaaacatgtgatggagcattactgacctgactcagatggtttgtttcaccaaaccatctaaagctccactggaagccatttggaaagggcaggcactttcaaattcacttggcaggtgattggatcaatctgtctatcaccttctatcatgggccacttctgattggttaacaatggctggtacatgtggagcacagcacttctgattggtgtggatgactgacacacaaaaaagaaaaattgtaaaaaaaaaagtaaaaaaaaatcgcaggctttgcgatttgataatcgcatcatctcgaatcgcgatttcgatttaaaatcgattaatcgttcagccctaattgtgggtagcatagccggagtagccagcgccagccaatcaaatccaatcatatgccagtataagctctagccaatcaaaccgctgcttgtgtgtcaggggcgggagattcatgtgattggttgttggtggaGCTTCGGacgcgcccagctccaagcttttcttgaagctgtagtgtggacgggccgtaacagtaAAAATATTTGTGGCTGACCTTAGAAATCGAAGTGGAGAAGCAATGGTTGCATCCCTTAAAACGACGTTCCTCCAAACCGCCCCGACGCATTAGAGTCTTGTTGTATTTGTGTGTTATTTTAGACCCATGTTTTGGTTCAGTTCACGGCAGGAAGTCTCTGGCTGTGACATTCCTCTGTGTCACAGAGAGCAGAGTGAAGAGTTACTCGCTGACAGCTCTGTCTTTGCTTCACAGGGAAGAATGCATTGGATAATAATTAAAGAGGTCACATCTCAGTTCAACCGGACAGTAAGACAGGAGTGTTGTGATTGGCTCAGGACAGTTCATAGCGAACCTCAGACAGAAACAAACGGCTGGTTTATATATCCACGGCTTTAATTGAAGATTACATTCATGATCCTTTAATCTGCAGACTATTGTCTCTGTCTATCAATTCATCGTTCGGTCTATACAACGTTATCGTTATTTCAATGTGAATTAAGATCaatccatttaaaaaaacaaaacgtttGACAGTCTAGTATTTTAGTCTATGCATCGTTGTACTCTTCATAAAAGTGATATCAAAGTAGGACGTGTTCATAAATATAAGGGGTGTTGGTGTGAATAAACTGTTGCATTTGGATAGCATGACCCTCATGCTGTAACATTCGCACATCATATGTTTAACCGTGATGGTAAAAAGCAAGATTTGTTTAGACGTGGAAGCAAAACGTGCGCATGTTGACTTCGTCTCACTTCACCAGGTATTCAGCCGACGCCGGAGGAGATCGACGTGAAGGACCAGAAGCAGATTCCTGTGGTGAACCCATGTGCTGATGCTCTTCAAACCAAAGACGAGATCCAGGTGAAAGATGTCCTACCTCAGAACGAGGGCATTCTCACAACACCTGTCAAATCTGAGCCTGCAGAGGAGCACCCGGCACACACACTGTTCCTTCATGGAGGAAACGAGAGGACGAGGGACGGAGGAGACGAGCTCAGTGAGAACGTCTCCGCTTTTGAGAGGGAGAGCCAGCAGTGGATGTCCAGCAGCGCAGAGATCAGCAGCTCGGAGTATCACAGCATGACTTCCTTCCCGGGGTTAGCTCAGCTGCTGCCTCCCCCCGTCGAGGCGTCTTGCAGCTCCTTCTCCTTTC
It contains:
- the LOC117462978 gene encoding zinc finger protein 595-like; this encodes MFTSVALRAQLASIIDALSKAAVAEISKVVEDDMAVVRLEMCQRDNEIKKLKTNIQVLHSELRTMQGSVTQRHDTLQGSVSQRPADTLRGDTLRGDTQRGDTQRPDTQRGEDSHHTTGDERTSLEQGNAHKDQNSPSSPEVVQVKCEPVNEGAGGHPEPLKGEPAVFERDSAPWRPPTGCNNSHYLNSLPCIPGSSVAPGSSSSGGFQQSPFLRGLQSYGQYRNSFNTMRRRTGKRTVLKKGFICSYCGKNFERSGHLERHKRIHTGEKPYHCEVCGRRFNQKCSLKEHMKIHRRCIQPTPEEIDVKDQKQIPVVNPCADALQTKDEIQVKDVLPQNEGILTTPVKSEPAEEHPAHTLFLHGGNERTRDGGDELSENVSAFERESQQWMSSSAEISSSEYHSMTSFPGLAQLLPPPVEASCSSFSFPAKPYGELKNNMVSQTPYASSDSLMIPGEGGMHGAALNHQRGSRLFQVIKPKKCFVCSFCGKDFERVGHLDRHLRIHTGEKPYGCQICGRCFNQKSSLKGHMKTHRNGESSDMLEPHHLMLTMPDNQTLKNLAEPRTGPAEPEDQEPTITYREAAGEHAVTVKLEPNGEDYHPLSHNSAGAPEQSQLWTSGMEQSSDEEQTVCDKYHLSPEQQDYTPHVSDLPFLGAKEKGDMMHNDQYSMMHSRNSNMPLVPELQDQHVDQEAVSEYTAVRDRTQEGGVFDFNLSDGDTTRQNCFICSSCGQSFHSFSLFQRHPCQSVTEQSFSCNICGKVFNQMSILKLHLKLHVE